TATGAATATGAAAAGATTTTGGGATTGTTGAGAGTTATTGACCTTTCAAGTAATAAATTGATTGGAGAGATTCCTATGGAGTTGACAAATCTTGTGGGATTAGTTCAATTAAACTTGTCATGGAATAGTTTGAGTGGAGCCAtatgtaacgccccgatattttgccttattttacaaaaatactattttcatgcataatttgaaaagataaaaaaaataatttaaatacaacagtggattttaaaaaaaatcaaaatgcaacagagaaggatccttcatttgtaaaacaagatacagtaaataaataattttaaataatgcatttccactgtgttagatttatcaactgcttaaaataaaactaaggcaccacctgcgttctagatcgtttgtccgcccgtagctgctcacagtatacgtaccagaactgaccctgctcactatacatacttccctgtctaatacctgtagggggaaagtaaggggggtgagctaaaagctcagtaaggaaatgcttatcaaacaataccatataacatcacacataccattaatgtatttattaagttttagcaatatcatacatgctcttttataactataaccaaataactgtacatatggaaacctttatcatacaagtctatattatttgttcacaccgtacacatatacagagatcataactccaatatcatactcataacataatcatatcaatactataaataataatgtcattatcacaacattggcatatcatagccattacttacataacccgggcctagtctgaccctacaatatcctgggcctaatctgcccatataataacatgggcctatgcagccctaccattgttataggatagggtatctctatattcaacagtaacatcactgtatcatacccaccataacaatctcatacacgactcagtaaaatgcagggtagggtatctctacattcaacggtcttatcccgtatcataccccaccatggtcccccactttacctgagacgttagcatacaacatacaacatataacatgcaacatacaaatacatcatacaacacacgacctgaaacatacaaatacaacatacaacatatacaagtcatacaaccataatctatgtatcaattcacaaagtcatattgtgtccataccacacattctcagtaccatatacatattcataaaaacaaatcataagtcatatttcaatacataaagaatttaaatttatgcagataaacacatacaaaactatctaatttccttacctcaaatcccgctgcttaagagttgttatctcgtcactactacctataataagacatgggtcaaggccctaatattaaaattcgtactcttacagtacagcagaaagattactatttttgaccaacaactacactaattcagtaaaagttgtcttcataaaaattataggaaattccattatcttaccaatgatataaagatcattaaaaatggattaaaactgagggagttatgattgttttactgaaactatttctgagaaagaatatggagtaacgaattatatGACTTAgcgaaaatacaaactttttgcattgaaaggttcagaactagaagataacatcttcatgaaagttttaggaaattaaattccctttccaatgataccaaaatctctgaaattggaattatattcaaagagatattacaattttaccaaaacagttttggaagaacaagattcaagaaacgaattacatgatacagaagaaaactaacttttcgacatagtataactccgaattcacgaaatgtttcttcatgaaacttatggaaaattgaataagctttgaaaccatatattgatcattaaaaatggacaagaattgagagagttatggtattttaagtgaaagtactttttctgggaatatgaaaaaaacgatttacaataatatcagaaagatgataattttcgacatagaatatcaccgaaatggtgaatagtttcttcataaaaattttagatcatcgaataagctttctaacgatataaaaattgctggaaacggatcaatattgagagagatatgactattttactaagacaataattttcagaaaaaaataaaaaacgagatttcatagtttaacctaaaagttcacaacaataagtggaaaaactctcttacctcttgatgactcttcttaatcagtgctagatcttgaaatctcaaattattagaatggtgatgatgatctcaatgttatgttgatgaaaatcatgagtgttgtttggcgaagagaatgaaacaagaaggaaaattataaatctttgataggtagcgagatggataacttgtaggatataagattttatgagtgtcttctctaagaattgtgttcaggctgaaagaaagagattgagattgagttttaatttttcttagggttagagactctgcatattacgtatcaagaatgtgatagatttaggttttataatctaattaaacccataaaagaaaataataaaataacccctgTAATCtaatactaatttaactctaaataaaataattaaataaaaatcttatttgttagatatttgttagatataagttttaaatttgaattttaaaacttagggtttctatactaaacttaacaggtcgtcactttgtaCCTTAATTTTGACctcaataaagttaaaatttcgataaatctatttctacataattgatagatctttgaattatctttccaacgccactgaaatcacctcaatccgagctctagaactccagatatgatcgttttagtaaaacagtttttaatcctgcgaatttatccaaacctacgaattcttaacattaattctataataatgttatttaatatcacttataccattaattaaaatccactaaataatttataaaaccctaataaactttcatattgggctttaattaaatgattacctaccttgtaaaaataccataatattttactttcgtagttaatataactttaactctctctctagaaaattggtacaataatctaagcaacaatctcaactcactaacaacacaaatatataagataattatcctcacacaattaatatcccaaggagagaaaaaaaaattaaatactattttaatctggatattacaccATACCTTTGAATATTGGCAACTTAAGTAAACTAGAAGCACTTGATTTCTCACATAACAATTTTAGTGGCCAAATTCCTATTGGCTTGGCAAAAATGTCTTCTTTGGCATATTTGGACTTGTCATATAATCATTTGTCAGGAACTATCCCCACAAGTACTCAATTACAAAGCTTCAATGCTTCTTCATATGTTGGAAATGATGATTATGGATTATGTGGACTTCCTCTCTTGACTAAATGCCCTGGAGATGATCATCCAATTTTCaaggatgatgatgatgatgattcagATTTTGATGATCAAAAATGGTTTGACATGTCATGGTTTTACATTGGACTTGAAGTTGGATTTGCTTTGGGTTTTATTGGAGTTTGTGGAGCTTTGTATCGAAACTCATTCTTATTGGATGCTTGCTTATTTTCGGGGTGCTTCAATCAATTTGGAGATTGGCTTTATGTGATGATTCGGATTTCTAAATTGAAGAGATACTTATTTCAAAGTTGAATGGTtagtattttcttcttcttcttcttttaattattacaaaacataaataattaattataactaaTATTCCTTAATTTGACTATATATTTACTTGAATGGTTAGTCATTTGGATTTGCAACGTATGTATGCATGTTATAAGTTGAGAATTAATCTGATCTATTTTCTTATTGATTTGTGTGAGAGATGAACAGGTAATGGGTTGTGAAAAGAAGATCATGAAGACAAGTGTTTGTGTAGTcttaattaattagtagtgTCATTAACAAAATGTAACCTAAATGATCATATTTTGTCAATTAGTCAATCCTTAATTTAGGCTTGCTTTATTACCTAACACCCACTATTTGACTTGGTGGGGGTAATAATATATGTACAATTAGTCAAAGCTTCTACAAAAGTGTTTCTATATCATTTTCTTCTATTTActtagttatatatatgaatctaataatatatatggcaTGAcaactctaaaaaaaaaaaaaagaaagaaagaaaaagttggtaactaaaataaataaataaaattgaatgtTAGAATAATATATTGAAATTGAAATTCTCTTATGTTGGAATTAAATCCAACTAACACTTTTCCAACTATAAGTCTGTTACAAAAGAAGACAACTTGCACAATTACAACAACCACAATATAGTTACAAATCAAGATCCTAACTGTAATTAACAGATCAACAGAAAACTACCTGACAGCTCATCAATCTGAGACCACTTTCGCTAATCTTTTCCCAGCAGTATAAATGACTGCTCTTGATTCATTTTTTGCCCAGAGCTGAAGActagggagagagagagtgaaCCCTGTAATTGCTCTGAGTTCAAAGATAAGAACTCGAAgttgagaaaaagagagaa
This Cannabis sativa cultivar Pink pepper isolate KNU-18-1 chromosome 6, ASM2916894v1, whole genome shotgun sequence DNA region includes the following protein-coding sequences:
- the LOC115695535 gene encoding receptor-like protein EIX2; translated protein: MLNYKVYDNKAWVRWKGKTYEYEKILGLLRVIDLSSNKLIGEIPMELTNLVGLVQLNLSWNSLKGNIPLNIGNLSKLEALDFSHNNFSGQIPIGLAKMSSLAYLDLSYNHLSGTIPTSTQLQSFNASSYVGNDDYGLCGLPLLTKCPGDDHPIFKDDDDDDSDFDDQKWFDMSWFYIGLEVGFALGFIGVCGALYRNSFLLDACLFSGCFNQFGDWLYVMIRISKLKRYLFQS